The Globicephala melas chromosome 20, mGloMel1.2, whole genome shotgun sequence genome contains a region encoding:
- the LOC132594160 gene encoding protein tyrosine phosphatase type IVA 1-like isoform X2 produces the protein MAQMIHVEVTYKNMRFLITHNPTNVALSKFIEDLKKCGVTTIGRLCEATYDTTLVEREGIHVLDWPFDDGAPPSNQIVDDWLSLVKIKFREDPGCCIAIHCVAGLGRAPLGAFNSKQLLYLEKYRPKMWLCFKDSNGHRNNCCLQ, from the exons ATGGCTCAAATGATCCATGTGGAAGTCACTTACAAGAACATGAGATTTCTTATTACACACAACCCAACAAATGTGGCCTTAAGCAAATTTATAGAGGACCTTAAGAAGTGTGGAGTTACCACAATAGGAAGACTATGTGAAGCAACTTATGACACTACTCTCGTGGAGAGAGAAGGCATCCATGTTCTCGACTGGCCTTTTGACGATGGCGCACCACCATCTAACCAGATTGTTGATGATTGGTTAAGTCTTGTGAAAATTAAGTTCCGTGAAGACCCTGGTTGTTGTATTGCCATTCATTGTGTTGCAGGCCTTGGGAGAGCTCCA CTTGGAGCTTTTAACAGCAAGCAACTTTTGTATTTGGAGAAGTATCGTCCTAAAATGTGGCTGTGCTTCAAAGACTCCAATGGTCATAGAAACAACTGTTGCCTTCAGTAA
- the LOC132594160 gene encoding protein tyrosine phosphatase type IVA 1-like isoform X1: MAQMIHVEVTYKNMRFLITHNPTNVALSKFIEDLKKCGVTTIGRLCEATYDTTLVEREGIHVLDWPFDDGAPPSNQIVDDWLSLVKIKFREDPGCCIAIHCVAGLGRAPVLVAQALIEGGMKYEDAVQFIRQKQLGAFNSKQLLYLEKYRPKMWLCFKDSNGHRNNCCLQ, encoded by the coding sequence ATGGCTCAAATGATCCATGTGGAAGTCACTTACAAGAACATGAGATTTCTTATTACACACAACCCAACAAATGTGGCCTTAAGCAAATTTATAGAGGACCTTAAGAAGTGTGGAGTTACCACAATAGGAAGACTATGTGAAGCAACTTATGACACTACTCTCGTGGAGAGAGAAGGCATCCATGTTCTCGACTGGCCTTTTGACGATGGCGCACCACCATCTAACCAGATTGTTGATGATTGGTTAAGTCTTGTGAAAATTAAGTTCCGTGAAGACCCTGGTTGTTGTATTGCCATTCATTGTGTTGCAGGCCTTGGGAGAGCTCCAGTGCTTGTCGCCCAAGCGTTAATTGAAGGTGGAATGAAATATGAAGATGCAGTACAGTTCATAAGACAAAAGCAGCTTGGAGCTTTTAACAGCAAGCAACTTTTGTATTTGGAGAAGTATCGTCCTAAAATGTGGCTGTGCTTCAAAGACTCCAATGGTCATAGAAACAACTGTTGCCTTCAGTAA